The proteins below come from a single Jaculus jaculus isolate mJacJac1 chromosome X, mJacJac1.mat.Y.cur, whole genome shotgun sequence genomic window:
- the Mmgt1 gene encoding ER membrane protein complex subunit 5, with protein sequence MAPSLWKGLVGVGLFALAHAAFSAAQHRSYMRLTEKEDESLPIDIVLQTLLAFAVTCYGIVHIAGEFKDMDATSELKNKTFDTLRNHPSFYVFNHRGRVLFRPSDAANSSNLDALSSNTSLKLRKLDSLRR encoded by the exons ATGGCGCCGTCGTTGTGGAAGGGGCTGGTAGGCGTTGGCCtctttgctctagcccatgcagCCTTTTCTGCTGCGCAGC ATCGTTCTTATATGCGATTAACAGAAAAGGAAGACGAATCACTGCCAATAGAT ATAGTTCTTCAGACACTTCTGGCCTTTGCAGTTACCTGTTATGGGATAGTTCATATTGCAGGGGAATTTAAAGACATGGATGCCACTTCAGAACTAAAGAATAA gacaTTTGATACCTTAAGGAATCACCCATCCTTTTATGTATTTAACCACCGTGGTCGAGTACTGTTCCGGCCTTCAGATGCCGCAAATTCTTCAAACCTAGATGCATTGTCCTCTAACACATCGTTGAAGTTACGAAAGCTTGATTCACTGCGCCGTTAA